GCTCACGCCGCAGGAGCTGAGCAAGAACTGGAGCCGGGTACGCACCGAGCTGACCACGGCCTGGCAGACCGAAGACCACCCGCGCGAGCGGCTGACCGTCGCCGACGAGCGCGAACACGTGGTGTTCTATCTGGCCGAGATCCTCTATCGCATCCTGCCCGCGTTCTACGACGAACTGGCCGAGGCGCTGGCCAAGTTATACGGCGTGTTACCCGATTCGCTCGAGCTGCCGAACATCGTGCGCTTCGGCACCTGGGTGGGCGGCGACATGGACGGCAATCCCGACGTCCACGCCAAAACCATCCGCGAGACCCTGGCGCGTCAGCAGCAGGTCATCGTCAACGCCTATTTCCGCGAGTGCGGCCGGCTCGCCCAACTACTGTCGCAGAGCGCGAGCCGCGCCGCGGTGCTGCCGGAACTGAGTCAGCGCATCGAGTTGTACGCGACGCTGATCCCGGGCGCGCTCGGCATCACGCCGATGCGCCACGACCGCATGCCGTATCGCGTGTTCCTCGGCCAGATCGCCGAGCGGCTGCGCATCACGTACGAAGGGCGGCCCAACGGTTACGAGACTCCCCAGGCCTTCCTGCGCGATCTCAAACTCATCGCCGCCAGCCTCAAGGCCAACAAGGGTTTCCATGCCGGCTGGGGCAACGTCCAGCGGCTCATCCGCCGCGTGGAAACCTTCGGTTTTCACCTGGCGACACTCGACCTGCGCCAGCACGCCGAGATCCATCACCGCGTGATCGGCCAGGGGCTCGACGATCCGAACTGGATGGTGCGCACCGCCTCCGAGCGGCACGACCTGCTGGTCGCGGCCATCGAACGCGACACCGGCGTGAAGATGGAGCTCGATGCGCTCGGCCGGCGCACGCTGGGCGTCTTCGAGGCGATCCTGCAGGCGCGGCATCGCTACGGCCAGGACGCGATCGGTTATTACGTGGTGAGCGGCACGAGCGGCGCGGACGACGTGCTCGCACCGCTGCTGCTGGCGCGCTGGGCGGAGGCCTACGACAAGCGCAGCGGCGAGGTGGCGGTGGACATCGCGCCGCTGTTCGAATCGGTGGATGCGCTCGAACATTGCGGCGACGTGATGCGCACCTTGTTAGGCGATCCGCTTTATCGCCGGCATCTCGAAGCGCGCGGCCGCACGCAGTGCGCCTTGATCGGTTATTCCGACACCAACAAGGAGAGCGGCATCTGCGCCTCGCGCTTCGCCGCGTACCGCGCGCAGGCCGAGTTGTCCGCCGCGCTGGCCGCCGCCAACGAACGCCACGTCATCTTCCATGCGCGCGGTGGCAGCGTCGCGCGCGGCGGCTCGCGCATCGACACCCTCGTACGTACCGCGCCCGCGGGTACGGTCAATGGAGTGCTGCGCCTGACCGAGCAGGGCGAGGTCATCAACCAGAGTTACGGTCTGCGGCCCATCGCCATGCGGACGCTGGAGCGGGCGTTTAATGCCGTGGTGCTGTCGATCGGGGGTGCCGCGAAGGGCGCGGCAGCCGCTTCGGAGCAGGTGCAGTTCGCGGCGCGTGTTGCCTCGGTGAGCCGTCAGCACTATCGCCGCTTGGTTCACGCCGATGCCGAGTTCTACGTCTGGTTCCAGGCGGTGACACCGATCGACGTGATCACGCGCATGCAGATCGGTTCGCGGCCCGCCGTGCGCCCGGGCAAGGAAGGTTTCGATGCGTTGCGCGCAGTGCCCTGGGTGTTCGCGTGGACGCAGTCGCGCCACATGTTGCCCGCCTGGTATGGCGCGGGACTCGGCTTGCGCACCGCGATCGAAGAGCTGGGCCTCGAAACGGCCCGTTCAGCCTATGCCGAGTGGAACTATTTCAGCCTGCTCATCGACGATCTGGAAACCACGCTCGCGCGCGCCGATCTCGAGATCGCGGCGGCCTACGAGGAGCTGGCGGAAACGCGTCACCGTCATTTCGCGGCGAAAGTGCGCGAGGAATTCCAGCTGGTCGCCGAGCAGGTGCTGTCGATCAAGCAGAGCAAGGCGCTGCTCGACCGCGACCAGACGATGCAGCGCTCCATCGAGCTGCGCAATCCGTACGTCGACCCGATCAATCTGCTGCAGGTCGATCTACTAAGACGATGGAGGGAATCGGGCCGCCAGGACCGCGATTTGTTCGAATCCCTGCTGGCGTGCATCGCGGGCATTGCCGAGGGGCTGCAGAGTACCGGATGATCCGGTCCCATGGATTCTCGAACAAAACCCAAGGATTCGGGTTTCCGCAGTTTCGCGGAATTCTATCCGTACTACATCAACCAGCACCGTCACCCGGTGTCGCGCGTGCTGCATTACATCGGCACCTGGGGCGTCATCCTCTGCATCGTCGCGTTGATCGCGCTTGCCGAGCCGCTGTGGCTGCTCGGTGCGTTCGTGTGCGGCTACACGTTCGCGTGGATCGGACATTTCCGCTTCGAGCGCAACAAGCCGGCCACCTTCCAGTTTCCTTTTTACAGTCTCGCGGGCGATTTCCGCATGTGGTGGGATCTGAACTTGGGCAAACTCAAGTTCCGTGAGCACCTCTGAACGCCCCAAGGGCAAATCCCTAAAACCGCTGGCCGCGCTGCTGCCGTTCATCGCGCCGTACCGTGCACGCATGCTGGTCGCGCTGCTGGCGCTGCTGGTGGCCGCGGCCGCGATGCTGGCGCTGCCGCAGGCGCTCAAGAACGTCATCGACGAGGGTTTCACCGAGGCCAATGCGGCCGCGGTCGATCGCTACTTCCTGTTGCTGCTGCTTGCCGCGGCGGTGTTCGCAGCGTTCGCCTCGCTGCGCATGTATCTCGTCAACTGGATCGGCGAGCGCGTGGTGGCCGACCTGCGCAGCGCGGTGTACCAGCGCGTGCTGCGCATGGATCCGGCATTCTTCGAAGTCACCAAGACCGGCGAGATCCTCTCACGGCTAACTACCGACACGACGCTGATCCAGTCCCTGTCCGGCATCGGGCTGTCGATCCTGCTGCGTTCCACGGTGAGTTTCCTGGGCTCGCTGGTGCTGCTGCTGCTCACCAATCTCAAACTCGCGCTGATCATCTTCGCGCTCATCCCCACGGTGCTCGCGCCCATGCTGATCTTCGGGCGGCGGGTGCGGCGGCTGTCGCGCGACTCGCAGGACCGCGTGGCCGACACCTCGGGCCTGGCCGGCGAAACCCTCAATGCCATCCAGACCGTGCAGGCCTTCACGCTCGAAGGGCTGCAGGGCAAACGCTACGACGACATGGTCGAAACCAGCTTCGACACCGCGATCAAGCGCACACGCGTGCGCGCCTGGCTGATCGGGTTCGCGATCATGATGATGTTCTCCTCGGTCACGCTGGTGTTGTGGCTGGGCGCGCGCTCGGTGCTGCACGGCACGATGACGGGCGGCGATCTGGCGAAATTCCTGAGCTACGCCATCTTCATGGGCACCGCCGTCGCCTCGCTGTCCGAGATGTGGGGCGAGCTGCAGCGCGCCTCGGGCGCGATGGAGCGCACGGTGGAGCTGCTGCAGGCGCGGCCGTCGATCGTGACGCCCGCCAATCCGGTCGCGCTGCTGCCGGGGCGCGGCGAGATCGCGATCGAACATCTCTCGTTCAACTATCCGTCGCGTCCCGACACGCGCGCGCTCGACGGTTTCGATCTCAGGATCGCGCCCGGGGAAACGGTGGCGTTCGTCGGGCCCTCGGGGGCGGGCAAGAGCACCGTGTTCCAGCTGCTGCTGCGTTTTTATGACCCGGGCGCGGGCCGCATTCTCATCGACGGCGTGGACATCGCCGCCGCGGATCCTTCCGCGGTGCGCGCGCGCATCGGGCTCGTGCCGCAGGAAACCATGATCTTCGGCGCGAGCGCGCGCGAAAACATCCGCTACGGGCGGCCCGGCGCGAGTGACGCGGAGATCGAAGCCGCGGCGCAATCGGCGGCCGCCGACGAATTCATCGGCAAGTTGCCGGAGGGGTACGACACGTTCCTCGGCGAACGCGGTGCGCGCCTCTCGGGCGGCCAGAAGCAGCGCATCGCCATCGCCCGCGCGATCCTCAAGAATCCGCCCATCCTGCTGCTGGATGAGGCCACGAGCTCGCTCGATTCCGAGAGC
This sequence is a window from Pseudomonadota bacterium. Protein-coding genes within it:
- a CDS encoding phosphoenolpyruvate carboxylase produces the protein MARFVRRDDIQFPAKHTALRDDVHVLGVLIGDVLKEQGGDALFDLVEKDRRLSIRRRAGDKEAAAELSVQLRGRAPQVARDLARAFSMWFRAVNLAEKVHRIRRRRGYFLEASDRPQPGGVAAALSALKERGLSLAEVLELLKKMRIEPVFTAHPTESARRTMLRKNQHIAELLLDRLDPTLTPQELSKNWSRVRTELTTAWQTEDHPRERLTVADEREHVVFYLAEILYRILPAFYDELAEALAKLYGVLPDSLELPNIVRFGTWVGGDMDGNPDVHAKTIRETLARQQQVIVNAYFRECGRLAQLLSQSASRAAVLPELSQRIELYATLIPGALGITPMRHDRMPYRVFLGQIAERLRITYEGRPNGYETPQAFLRDLKLIAASLKANKGFHAGWGNVQRLIRRVETFGFHLATLDLRQHAEIHHRVIGQGLDDPNWMVRTASERHDLLVAAIERDTGVKMELDALGRRTLGVFEAILQARHRYGQDAIGYYVVSGTSGADDVLAPLLLARWAEAYDKRSGEVAVDIAPLFESVDALEHCGDVMRTLLGDPLYRRHLEARGRTQCALIGYSDTNKESGICASRFAAYRAQAELSAALAAANERHVIFHARGGSVARGGSRIDTLVRTAPAGTVNGVLRLTEQGEVINQSYGLRPIAMRTLERAFNAVVLSIGGAAKGAAAASEQVQFAARVASVSRQHYRRLVHADAEFYVWFQAVTPIDVITRMQIGSRPAVRPGKEGFDALRAVPWVFAWTQSRHMLPAWYGAGLGLRTAIEELGLETARSAYAEWNYFSLLIDDLETTLARADLEIAAAYEELAETRHRHFAAKVREEFQLVAEQVLSIKQSKALLDRDQTMQRSIELRNPYVDPINLLQVDLLRRWRESGRQDRDLFESLLACIAGIAEGLQSTG
- a CDS encoding DUF962 domain-containing protein, encoding MDSRTKPKDSGFRSFAEFYPYYINQHRHPVSRVLHYIGTWGVILCIVALIALAEPLWLLGAFVCGYTFAWIGHFRFERNKPATFQFPFYSLAGDFRMWWDLNLGKLKFREHL
- a CDS encoding ABC transporter transmembrane domain-containing protein gives rise to the protein MSTSERPKGKSLKPLAALLPFIAPYRARMLVALLALLVAAAAMLALPQALKNVIDEGFTEANAAAVDRYFLLLLLAAAVFAAFASLRMYLVNWIGERVVADLRSAVYQRVLRMDPAFFEVTKTGEILSRLTTDTTLIQSLSGIGLSILLRSTVSFLGSLVLLLLTNLKLALIIFALIPTVLAPMLIFGRRVRRLSRDSQDRVADTSGLAGETLNAIQTVQAFTLEGLQGKRYDDMVETSFDTAIKRTRVRAWLIGFAIMMMFSSVTLVLWLGARSVLHGTMTGGDLAKFLSYAIFMGTAVASLSEMWGELQRASGAMERTVELLQARPSIVTPANPVALLPGRGEIAIEHLSFNYPSRPDTRALDGFDLRIAPGETVAFVGPSGAGKSTVFQLLLRFYDPGAGRILIDGVDIAAADPSAVRARIGLVPQETMIFGASARENIRYGRPGASDAEIEAAAQSAAADEFIGKLPEGYDTFLGERGARLSGGQKQRIAIARAILKNPPILLLDEATSSLDSESERLVQNALEKLMRNRTTLVIAHRLATAINSDRIVVIERGRIVGMGNHEQLLRDNALYARLAALQFGAREDAA